Part of the Zingiber officinale cultivar Zhangliang chromosome 6A, Zo_v1.1, whole genome shotgun sequence genome, GGAGGAGAAAATAAGAAAGTACCTTATGAAATCGAGAAGAGATCGGGCTGCTGCCGCCTCTTCAACCTAAGCGCGGGGTACGTCCGGAGGCGGAAAGGGGGATTCAATGAGTTCCCTCATGAATCTCCCCTTTTAATCCGTTCCACGCGCTTCTTGACCCGGGGCTCGTGTATAATGTTTCCGATAGCCTTTAAGTCCTGTTTACTACGGTGTAGTCGAGGTGCAATGGGGGCACACGGCAGACGCTTCCAAACACAAACCGTGTTCAAATTTGATTACGCCCGGTCCAACTGTAAACGAGCCGGGGCCGGCTTCAACTTGAACGCTCATTTTGAAACATTCGCCGTCCACGACTAAACTCAAACACCGTGTCGCATAGGAAAGAGGACGGAGACCGCGTAATTATATAAAGTCCTGTTGCCGACCGCTCCTCTGACCTTTCCTTTCTAGCTTCCACCTTCGCGGCCGCCGAGGAGGACCATGCGCATCAGTCGCGCGGCGGAGGACGAGGTCGCTGCCGAAGCAGATCCGGCGGCGGAGTGCCCGATCCAGCTCCTTCCCCAGGACGTCCTCCACAACGTCCTCGGCCGCCTCCCTCTCTATCAGGCCCTCGCCTGCCGACCCGTCTCTCGCCTCTTCCTCGACGCCCTCTCCTCCCCTCCTTTCCTATCCTCGCTCCCCTCGCTCCGCCTCCTTGTCCTCCGTCACCCTCGCGCAGCCTCCTCTCCGCACCCTTCCCTCCACGCCTTTGACCCCTCCTTCCGCCGTTGGATCCGTCTCCCGCTCTCATTCCTCCCCTTCCCCTCGGCCTCTCCCGTCAccgcctctccctctcttctctacCTCTGGGTGGACTCCGTCCCTTTTCCCCACTCTATCGATCCCGCCTCCAAGAGCCAGACCAAGTCCCTCGTTGTCTGCAACCCACTGAGCGGATCCTACCGTCTCCTTCCCCCGCTTGGCTCAGCCTGGTCTCGCAACGGAACCGTGATCGCTGGTCCTGGCGGATCCGTCGTCATCATAACCGAACTCGCAGCTCTCTCCTATGCGCCTTGCCCTGATCGATGGCTTAAGTTTCCACTGAGTCTTCCCTCCAAACCTCGGAGCCCGATCATGATGGCTGGTTCCGTCTTTGCCCTCTGCGACGTCGGCGCCCTCTGGAGAAGCCGGTGGAAGCTCTTCTCATGTGGCATTGCTGACCTCGGCAGGGCCCACGGCTGGGCTCCGATTGAGCGGCACGAGTGGGGGGACGTGTTCGACATCTTCAAGCGGCCACGGCTACTTGCAGGAGCAGGTGGCCGCCAACTTCTGATGATCGGAGGCCTGAGGTCGTCCTTCGTGCTGGACGCGCCGTGCTCGACGGTGCTGATTATCCGGCTGGATCTGGAGACCATGGAGTGGGATGAGGCAGGGACGATGCCCCTGGAGATGTACAGGTGCTTTGGAGGCGGCTTCTCCAGTCCATTAGAAGTGGTGGCCGCTGGGGCTGATGCAGCTGGCGCCAATAACAAGGTGAAAGTCTTTGGTGGAGATGGCAAGGTATGGTTTTCTGGGAAGAAAATGAGGGGAAAATTGGCAATGTGGGAAGAAGGGGTCGGAAAGAGTGACGGCGGCCTGTGGAGTTGGGTTGATAGTATCCCAGAGTGCCCCGAAGGTATGTACAGGGGTTTTCTCTTTGATGCTGGATTCACCTCAACACCTTGAACGAGTGGAAGAGACGGTGAGATCTTATACCCAGATCTATGTTTTCTGTGGTATACTTATTATTGATTTATGGGCAACTTGGCAAGAACTATACTTCTGATTTATATTTAGGAGGTCAGCGAGATTTTGATTGGACAAATTCTAAAATTATAATAAGTGGTTTATCAAGTGCTTCCATTTTCTCTCGGTTGTTTTTTATCTGATTCAATGGTATTAGTTGTAAAATGAATCTGAAGTTTGCAAATCTTCCTCTATACTCTTTAGTGGATTGGATTTCAAtgtccatctggatttccctacATGAAAAAACCATGCTAAATCTGTTTTATTCATGTCATTGATTGTTAAActattttcatcatatcatcagAAAACACTGAGAAATTTGGTCTGTTATTCATTTGGAAAAAGATTATTGTTTGGGAATTCAGTGATATACTTGGGAAATGATGAATAATACAAATTTCAGTGGGGAACTCTCATTGTTCAAGTCCTTGACAGAGAGTTACAAATTGCAGCGGGGAACTCTCATTGTTCAAGTCCTTGTCTGAGAGTTAAGTTGTTAAAGTTTAGTAGTAGTAGCTATTATTCTCCTTTTTATTTACTGAATTCAATAGAAACTTATTGAGTTATCTCCCCTGGATGTTGTTCTGATAATAAAAACGAGACATTCTCTACGTGTGGGTGTTTTATATACCCCTTCTTAAGTTGGGTTAGGCATTGACAATCTGGGTCAACATTTGCTGCTCCTATTGATTGTGTGTAAAAATCATTCTGGTTGAACCAAAAGGAATCTTTTAAACATGTTGGGAACTTAGATCCACAAAGTGCTGGACACTAATCTGAGTTCATGTTAAATGAGTCGACAGTGTAATGATCTATTTCTGGAGTAGTCTGTGTCTATTAAATTTCAATGCCAATTGAAATGGAACAGATATTGCTATTTAGTCGTTTAACAAAAGTTTCATAAGGaacctagattttttttttaatatgaatatcATTCATGGTTGGTGTTCTTCATTTGTTGTCATATTGTGCAATTAAATTAGAATTGATATCATTGCCTATataattgtaaaaatattttcaaggtaAGAATTTGTTTAACCTATTTTACAATTTGTTAACTAAAGTTTATTATTCATGATCAGATATAATTCCCATTATGAAAATTCACCACAATTGCTGTAATGAATTTGAGTGCTTTAGTCCATTTTTTTAGGTGCTATATTCAGGAAATATTTTGCTAAATTTATTTCAATGTGCTAATTTGGCTGTCAAAATTAGTAAGTTGATCACGTTCTCAACGTTGTAGTTGAGGGCTTGATAGTCACTATTCTATGGCAAAATACATTACGATCCTGGTATTTCTCTGAATTTCAATCAATAGCTCCGTTTTTGCCTCCATGTATTTGTTTATATGCTTGAAATATGAAGTATCTCTAGCAAATGTCAGAGACCAGATCCTTAAGTGACATCCTTATTCTAGTTCAATCTTGAAAGTGTCAAGTCGGACAAATCTATTAGTCGATAATCTACTTTTATGGTTTATGGGTTTTTGAATTTATCTTGGTACGACGTTCTCAATGGATGAGTTGACGTCAATTTAGTGAGCAAATTACTATGATTCATAGTTAAAAAAATAACATTGATATTCATGAAGTAATCTAAACATTCAAAAGTGTGGTGCAGCAATTGATTGATAAAGTTCAGGATAGTATTGAAAATCAGATGGTTgtgtaaattgattttttttcacaTGGAGGAAGATAACATTATTACCAAGGTGTTTTATGTTAAGAACTTTGGATATATTGCCAAAGTTAACAATATATGATCATGTTTTCAGATGAACCATGCTTAAATAATTTTGGTATGGACCAATTCTAACCCAGGTCAGATGTCTGGCAACTGCATGTAatgatttcctttttatttctgctTTGTGATTTCTTATGTTTAGAATATGGTTGTTATTTCAACTGAAATCATTCACAATATATTTTATGAGTAAAGTAAATCATTCAAAAAATATAGTGCAGATGATGTTGCAGAACTGTGTCAATTGATGTTTATATGTTGGTTACATAACAAAAATATAAATGCGCATCAATATTCTGGAGAGAGTAAAAAATGGCTGTACTAACTTTCAGTCCATACTAAAACGTTCAAAATGGCATTAGATTGGCATGAAAATACTGTTGACTGTTCTCAAGATATTCTACAATCTTGCATTTATTGGTCAAGGCagttttatttattgtgttaTTTAACAAGAGTAAACATGTAGGGCTTAAAATCTAGTAGATCATATTTGGCTTATTGCGTAGCTATTTTCCTTAAATGTCTCAGTTGTGTTCATTTTGCCCGTGAATTGTATGACTAATGTGCCTTCTTTTTTCTCTTGTATGTTAAATGGGGTTCAAATTGACAAGATCTGAGTCCTGTACCTTTATCTTCCACCATGTTCCATACTTCTAACAAATAGCACCCAGGAATTAGCATTAAACACAAAAGAGCATAGTGGATACATGATCATATCCATCAGAGATGTTGATAAAGAAACGAAGAAGTGGTTCCCCTTTGACTAGTGCACTTAAAATTCCTCTATGAAGCATTgattgtttgatccttgtgttgaTTTCTTTGGCTGTTTCAACTCAGACATGAAAGAATGACCACTGTTATTCATTGGCCAACTTAGAATAGCCGTATGATTCATATTTTGCAACCGGCATACGTGAATATATGTTAGTCATGTATTGGATCTGTAATAATGTCTTTGCTTAACATAAAGTTCAATgcttatgattttttatttttggccCCTACGGATCGGCGCAATTAGTACTTACATCGTTGGTTGCTCCAATAGGCCTTAGGGTCAATTTCTAATTGGTACAAAATGTTTCATTGGATGCTTGATTTTCCTCGTGCAAAGAGCTGCTACGCTAGGGCAAATGGCCTCAATGATTTACTCCCTTCTAGCAGGGGCAGAGCTAGGATATTAGTTCAGTGCAGGCAGTCGCTTGTGCAATTTGACGAGGCAACGACATGACAGTACAAGGTAGAGGCCATCTCGCGAAGCGGAGACGGTTGCGTCGGCAATTGAATGGGTGATGGTTGATGAAGAACCCTGACAGGATGAGGGGCATGCAGGAAGAGTTGGCAGCTGTCATCGGCTTATCCAGGAGAGCAACCTTGAGAAGCTCCCCTACCTCAAGTGCGCAGTGAAGGAGACGCTTCGCCTGCACTTGCCTATCTCGCTGATGCTCCACGAGGCAGGGTGCTTGTTTATGGCATGGTCTTGGGTGATAGTCAACGTGTGGGTGATCAGGTGGTAGGTGTCGGTGTGGAGGCGGCGAGGGCCTTCCATCCCGCGTGGTTCACCTTGGGTGGCGTGGCGGCGATGACGACGACGGACTTCAAGGGGAACTTCTTTGAGTTCCTGCCCTTCGGGTTGGGGGCGGCGATCTTGCCCGAGGATGCAATTGGGGCTTTATGGGATGATGGAGTTGGCAGTGGTGTAGATGATCCATCACTTTGAGTGGGCATTGCCCGATGGCATGGAGCTCAACAAACTAGACATAGGAGATGTCTTTGGGTTGACCTCGCTTAGGGCAGTGCGGCTGGTGCCCGTCCCACTTCGTGCCTCACATGCTCCTCGATTGATAGTGAGGATATATATAGTTGCCTATTCCTTAatagaaaatattataaatatgattATTATAAATAGTAATGTGTAAaaatatatgtatttttttttttgtagcccAGGCAACTGCCCACACTAGGCCCACGTTGGCAAAGTGTGAGGCTGTCCTGAAGGGGTGATTAAGGTGACGATTTCACCTTTTGCTCCGAtacttatgattttttttttttttatttcctgaATTTGAATTTTTCTCTATCTTCTATCTTCCGGTTGCCGCCATGTTGtttcaaaaaattttgtttcTGAATACAATGTTCATAACCATTACTAGTAGAAGTTTACTTGAacatccattttttttttaatacctTAGGCAACATTTAGTAGGAGATAGATGGCTAACTTTATTCGTTGCATTTATGACTCTGTAACGTTGTTGATCTTTGATTGTTTCATATTAACACCACTGCATTTATGcttatattatttcccaactgTAATTTGtggcagtttttttttttttcaaatgatcaTATTCTGCAATTAATTTGTTGTGTTCCTCATTGTGTGAACAGCTAATCCTCTGTAGACTAATTAAGATGTTTTGCTGGGTTGTAATCTTACGTTGAGTGATGTTTGACCACTGCTTGCTCTTTTTCCAAAAGAAAATCTTTGCATATAAAGACATGAACAAATGCAGATCCAGAAATGTTGCTTCTTCGGTTGTGCAAAGGGTGGTGAGTGACACATAATATTTTACTCTGTATAAAATGTCTTTTTTGATTCCTTATTTCATGTGAAGAATGATCATGTTCCAGGACAACTGAAGAAAGCGTGTTAGCTACATTTTATTATGGTATGTAGACAGTAGGTCGCCAGAGTTAATTGACAAAGCTAAACTTATTATGCAGGTTAGCAGTCGGATGAGTACAGGTTTAGCTCGATTAGACCGAGCTTGTGTGTGCAATTTTCCTTAAGTAATGCAGTCCAAGCTATGCTGAATTTGACCGTATGAGGTGAACGGTATCAAACTTGGACACTTCTTTGCCAAGTTGCTGCTAGCTTGCAATGGAGAAATGTAGGGCATGTGAATTCGTTTCTCTCGATCTTCTGGAAGTTGTCAAATTGACACTCGACAAATGCTTATCTGAGCTCCGTGTGCACCTGAAAAATCTGCTGAAGGCCTTTGGCTCCACTATAGCGCTACTAATTTACATCCATAGATCGAGTGTCAGTCATCATCTTTGCATCAAAGTGTCATCTCTTTTCGGATCTGCCTGTTTGGCCGTGGATAACCATTCTAATTTAAACTGTGGATGGAATTAATTTACACGTCATTCATCTAAGACAACTGATTGTTAGGGTTATTTCTCTCCCTCGTCTTAAGTTTTGATAACAGTGTACCTGAGAAATAAGAGAGTTCAAGGCGGGCATTACTAGCGTCGATTATGTAAACAAGTAGGTTTATCACCGGTGTCCAGACGATTTCGGCAATTAAAAAGAAGCCAACGGCCGGATAGCAATTGTCAACAGAATCTTTTGATAGTAACGCAACTAAAAATGGAAATTTCATATCTAAGTTGTTTTTCGCAAGGAAACGAAATAAGAATATTACACTTTAACGCAATTTATTttgtaaacttaattaatttaacaagAAAAAGATTTACAATTTGGAACCGCATCTAAAAGTGTCCTACCGGAATTATGATCCAACTGTCCATGAAAACAAAGCTCCCACATCAATTCACGCAACAATATTCACAATCATAGAAATAATCAAAAGATAAAATATGAGTGCTCAAGAAACCATCCCAAAACAGCTCAAAAGAAATGATAATATTGCCGCCCAGAGCCATCACAAATTATATTAGGGCT contains:
- the LOC121997009 gene encoding SKP1-interacting partner 15-like, with the translated sequence MRISRAAEDEVAAEADPAAECPIQLLPQDVLHNVLGRLPLYQALACRPVSRLFLDALSSPPFLSSLPSLRLLVLRHPRAASSPHPSLHAFDPSFRRWIRLPLSFLPFPSASPVTASPSLLYLWVDSVPFPHSIDPASKSQTKSLVVCNPLSGSYRLLPPLGSAWSRNGTVIAGPGGSVVIITELAALSYAPCPDRWLKFPLSLPSKPRSPIMMAGSVFALCDVGALWRSRWKLFSCGIADLGRAHGWAPIERHEWGDVFDIFKRPRLLAGAGGRQLLMIGGLRSSFVLDAPCSTVLIIRLDLETMEWDEAGTMPLEMYRCFGGGFSSPLEVVAAGADAAGANNKVKVFGGDGKVWFSGKKMRGKLAMWEEGVGKSDGGLWSWVDSIPECPEGMYRGFLFDAGFTSTP